The following coding sequences are from one Humulus lupulus chromosome X, drHumLupu1.1, whole genome shotgun sequence window:
- the LOC133805766 gene encoding uncharacterized protein LOC133805766 — translation MTIGPLFMSIDEDFSDLELLQFFRIQGLDKSGNQIFRIVGKYFPAPIVSADRLKRYIVQKLCSELPEGPFSIVYMHSTVQKEDNSPGITILRWIYEDLPSDFKDRLQFVYFVHPGLRSQLVFATLGRFFLSGG, via the exons ATGAcgataggtcctctttttatg TCAATCGACGAGGATTTCTCCGACCTTGAACTTTTGCAGTTCTTTCGTATCCAAGGTCTCGACAAGTCTGGCAATCAGATTTTTCGCATCGTCGGAAAGTACTTTCCCG CTCCAATTGTGAGCGCAGATCGTTTGAAGAGGTATATTGTTCAAAAGCTATGCAGTGAATTGCCTGAAGGGCCATTCTCCATTGTTTACATGCATAGTACTGTCCAGAAAGAGGATAACTCCCCTGGGATCACTATCTTGAGGTGGATTTATGAAGACCTTCCTTCTGATTTCAAAGACAGGCTTCAATTTGTCTACTTTGTTCATCCTGGGCTTCGCTCGCAGCTTGTATTTGCTACCCTCGGGCGATTCTTCCTAAGTGGAGGGTGa